A genomic region of Anas acuta chromosome 1, bAnaAcu1.1, whole genome shotgun sequence contains the following coding sequences:
- the LOC137865361 gene encoding trypsin II-P29 translates to MHSLFLLLSCLGAAVAFPRAADDDKIVGGYNCPEHSVPYQVSLNAGYHFCGGSLINNQWVVSAAHCYKSRIQVRLGEYNIDVQEDSEVVRSSSVIIRHPNYSSRTLNNDIMLIKLASAVDYSADVQPIALPTSCAKAGTECLISGWGNTLSSGTYYPELLQCLQAPILTNQECQDAYPGEITSNMICIGFLEGGKDSCQGDSGGPVVCNGELQGIVSWGIGCALKGYPGVYTKVCNYVDWIQETIAAY, encoded by the exons ATGcattctctcttcctccttctctcctgcCTGGGAGCCGCTG TTGCTTTCCCTAGAGCTGCTGATGATGACAAGATTGTGGGAGGCTACAACTGCCCAGAGCATTCAGTTCCCTACCAGGTGTCCCTGAATGCTGGCTATCACTTTTGTGGAGGATCCCTCATCAACAACCAGTGGGTCGTGTCAGCTGCTCACTGCTACAAATC CCGTATACAAGTGAGGCTGGGAGAGTACAACATTGATGTGCAGGAAGACAGTGAAGTAGTCAGGAGTTCTTCCGTAATCATTCGCCATCCTAACTACAGTTCAAGAACCCTTAATAATGACATTATGTTGATCAAGCTGGCATCCGCCGTGGACTACAGTGCTGACGTTCAACCCATAGCCCTGCCCACCTCTTGTGCCAAGGCGGGGACGGAGTGCCTGATTTCGGGCTGGGGAAACACACTGAGCAGTGGCA CCTACTACCCTGAACTCCTCCAGTGCCTGCAAGCGCCAATTCTGACTAACCAAGAGTGCCAAGATGCTTACCCGGGTGAAATCACCAGCAACATGATCTGCATAGGATTCCTGGAGGGTGGGAAAGACTCATGCCAG GGTGACTCAGGTGGACCAGTTGTGTGCAACGGAGAACTCCAGGGCATTGTGTCATGGGGAATCGGGTGTGCTCTGAAGGGTTATCCTGGTGTCTACACCAAGGTCTGCAATTATGTTGATTGGATCCAAGAGACCATTGCAGCCTACTGA